In one Parageobacillus genomosp. 1 genomic region, the following are encoded:
- a CDS encoding nucleoside phosphorylase — protein sequence MKLYGEFTKHDWLQAFRIDEKDVPSAMIVHGAWEHETNLQQWKQILHETTWRPHWNCVVGLWKHERIGFASVFGGPSAAVICHQFASLGTQRFIQTGYFGGLSHNVQFGDIFIVTGAEMADGVSHWYLPDQQMVQADIQLVEAAVQFCEKKQYRYVTGTVFTTGAIMMETKEMTETWAQKGHIGVDMETATTLAVAKKFGKKAVALLNLSDHIIKGDTLDPDQQKKKRETDEKIRELAIYLSTSLTV from the coding sequence TTGAAGCTATACGGAGAGTTTACGAAACATGATTGGCTACAAGCCTTTCGCATTGATGAAAAGGACGTGCCGTCTGCCATGATTGTCCATGGAGCTTGGGAACACGAAACAAACTTGCAACAATGGAAACAAATTTTGCACGAAACAACATGGCGCCCACATTGGAACTGTGTCGTCGGTCTTTGGAAGCATGAGCGGATCGGCTTTGCCAGTGTGTTTGGAGGTCCAAGCGCCGCCGTGATTTGTCACCAATTTGCCTCCCTTGGGACGCAGCGGTTTATTCAGACTGGCTACTTTGGAGGTCTGTCGCACAATGTACAGTTTGGCGACATTTTCATTGTTACTGGAGCGGAAATGGCAGACGGTGTTTCCCATTGGTATTTGCCGGATCAACAAATGGTCCAAGCCGATATACAACTAGTAGAAGCGGCAGTCCAATTTTGCGAAAAGAAACAGTATCGTTATGTCACCGGAACGGTCTTTACAACCGGAGCCATCATGATGGAGACAAAAGAAATGACAGAAACGTGGGCGCAAAAAGGGCATATTGGGGTCGATATGGAAACAGCGACAACCTTAGCCGTGGCGAAAAAATTTGGCAAAAAAGCCGTCGCGCTCCTTAATTTATCCGATCACATTATCAAAGGTGATACTTTAGATCCAGACCAACAGAAAAAGAAAAGAGAAACGGACGAAAAAATTCGCGAACTCGCCATATACTTATCTACATCATTAACTGTTTAA
- the hypB gene encoding hydrogenase nickel incorporation protein HypB, translating into MQELTLNPRIVEIRQNVLKKNDLLARELRKRFQKAGVYVVNLVSSPGAGKTTLLTEVLTRLGKRYRVAALVGDLATENDADRLRQSGAKVRQITTGTVCHLEAEMIERTLQDWDLEKIDFLFIENVGNLVCPASYDLGENQRVVLFSVTEGEDKPVKYPTIVNSADTAIITKIDLAEAVGFQRNRFYEALNEVRPGIRIHEVSARTGEGIDEWILRLEADKSAFHMSSSV; encoded by the coding sequence TTGCAAGAGCTGACGTTGAATCCTCGAATTGTTGAAATTCGTCAGAATGTTTTGAAGAAAAATGACCTTCTTGCTAGAGAATTACGGAAGCGGTTTCAGAAAGCAGGCGTTTATGTCGTCAATCTCGTTTCCAGCCCTGGAGCGGGGAAAACGACACTGCTTACAGAAGTGCTTACCCGCCTTGGCAAACGATATCGAGTCGCCGCTTTAGTTGGCGATTTGGCCACGGAAAACGACGCGGATCGCTTGCGGCAAAGCGGGGCAAAAGTACGCCAAATTACAACCGGCACCGTTTGCCATCTGGAAGCAGAAATGATTGAGCGAACGTTGCAAGATTGGGACTTGGAAAAAATCGATTTCCTTTTTATTGAAAATGTTGGGAATCTCGTCTGTCCTGCAAGTTATGACTTGGGAGAAAACCAGCGTGTCGTTCTCTTTTCCGTGACAGAGGGCGAGGACAAACCGGTAAAATACCCAACCATCGTCAACAGCGCTGATACAGCGATCATCACAAAAATTGATTTAGCGGAAGCGGTAGGTTTTCAACGAAACCGTTTTTACGAAGCGCTGAATGAGGTGCGGCCAGGCATTCGCATTCATGAAGTTTCTGCTCGCACCGGAGAAGGCATCGACGAATGGATTTTGCGTTTAGAGGCGGACAAATCAGCATTTCATATGTCCAGCTCCGTATAG
- a CDS encoding putative holin-like toxin — protein sequence MMNVTDALTLMIAFASLIVAVIAVSKDKK from the coding sequence ATGATGAACGTTACTGATGCGCTGACGTTAATGATTGCGTTTGCATCGCTAATCGTAGCCGTCATCGCTGTATCTAAAGACAAAAAGTAA
- a CDS encoding DinB family protein yields MKLIVRIALHRMYDHYLPKLLHSIQALNTEQLWERHGRGINSIGGIVLHICEHVKRNTIRYLHPNKKFDTGIEEYFPQWDVEPNVLCTMVQEVFDNWKRELVNIINKNECNTVDIHSLFHLVEHTSYHLGQVVDRAKRMTGISFQFCQNGLNEKTLRLIIESEKF; encoded by the coding sequence ATGAAGCTAATTGTTCGAATCGCTTTGCATCGGATGTATGATCATTATCTTCCTAAACTGCTTCATTCCATTCAAGCATTAAATACAGAACAGCTGTGGGAGCGCCATGGGCGGGGAATCAACTCAATCGGGGGCATCGTATTGCATATTTGTGAGCATGTAAAGCGGAATACAATCCGTTACTTGCATCCCAACAAAAAGTTTGATACAGGGATCGAAGAATATTTTCCGCAATGGGATGTTGAGCCAAACGTGCTTTGTACCATGGTCCAAGAGGTTTTTGATAACTGGAAGCGTGAGTTGGTTAACATTATTAATAAAAACGAATGTAATACCGTTGATATACATAGCCTTTTCCATTTAGTTGAACATACAAGCTACCATTTAGGACAAGTTGTCGATAGAGCGAAGAGAATGACGGGAATTTCATTTCAGTTTTGCCAAAACGGATTAAATGAAAAAACGTTACGGTTGATTATTGAAAGTGAAAAGTTCTGA
- a CDS encoding DoxX family protein, whose translation MVIKFLRENVYASYVLLVLRLYLGWSWLQAGWGKIVGGNFDATGFLKGALEKVSGDHPAVQPWWADFISGFALPNVGLFNILVPWGEFLVGLGLILGIFTTFAVLMGLVMNFSYMFSGTTSTNPQMVLIGMFIIIAGFNAGKIGLDRWVIPFINKRILKKKKQGDLPQSA comes from the coding sequence GTGGTAATTAAATTCTTACGGGAAAATGTTTATGCTTCTTATGTACTCTTAGTATTGCGATTGTATCTCGGTTGGTCATGGTTGCAAGCTGGCTGGGGAAAAATTGTTGGCGGCAATTTTGATGCTACTGGATTTCTAAAAGGAGCATTAGAAAAAGTATCTGGTGACCATCCAGCAGTTCAACCTTGGTGGGCAGACTTTATCAGTGGTTTTGCATTACCTAATGTCGGACTTTTTAATATACTTGTTCCTTGGGGAGAATTTTTAGTTGGTCTTGGACTTATTTTAGGTATTTTTACTACTTTTGCAGTGTTAATGGGGCTGGTTATGAATTTTTCCTATATGTTTTCAGGAACGACCAGCACAAACCCGCAGATGGTTTTAATCGGAATGTTTATCATTATTGCCGGTTTTAATGCGGGGAAAATTGGGTTAGACCGTTGGGTAATTCCATTTATAAATAAACGGATACTAAAAAAGAAGAAGCAAGGAGATTTGCCCCAAAGCGCTTAA
- a CDS encoding hydrogenase maturation protease, with amino-acid sequence MTVIIGCGNLLRSDDGAGPMLIRKLWEQGVPTGVRLADGGTAGMDVAFQIGDADELILVDACKSGAEPGTIFEIPGEEVETPPLKDVNLHDFRWDHAIALGRWLLKSRFPKKVTVFLIEAENLSYGFGLSPTVEAALDRLAEELLQRLGGKRSEA; translated from the coding sequence ATGACCGTTATTATTGGATGTGGCAATTTGCTCCGAAGTGATGATGGAGCAGGACCTATGCTGATCCGTAAATTGTGGGAACAGGGGGTTCCCACGGGAGTCCGTTTGGCTGATGGTGGAACTGCTGGCATGGATGTAGCTTTTCAAATCGGGGATGCAGATGAACTGATTCTTGTAGATGCCTGCAAGTCAGGAGCTGAACCGGGCACGATTTTCGAAATTCCGGGTGAAGAGGTGGAAACTCCTCCCCTAAAAGATGTAAACCTTCACGATTTTCGCTGGGATCATGCGATTGCCTTAGGTAGGTGGCTTCTAAAAAGTCGCTTTCCGAAGAAAGTGACCGTTTTCCTGATCGAAGCTGAAAACTTATCGTACGGATTTGGATTGTCTCCAACCGTGGAAGCAGCCTTAGATCGTTTGGCGGAGGAGTTACTTCAACGCTTAGGAGGAAAAAGAAGTGAAGCTTGA
- a CDS encoding hydrogenase small subunit: MVNLLWMHGGACNGNTQSFLNAEEPTVIDLVTDFGINILYHHSLSMEFGEQVRRLYEQILNDEIPLDILVVEGTIIQGPNGTGRYDMLMDRPKKDWIWDFAHKAQYVVAIGDCACWGGIPATKPNPSESIGLQYMKEERGGFLGTQFRSKAGLPVINIPGCPAHPDWVTQILVAIATGRLEDVVLDDLQRPQTFFKTFTQTGCTRVQYFEWKEPVEEFGQGTRKGCLFYEQGCRGPMTHSPCNRILWNRQSSKTRAGMPCIGCTEPQFPFFDLAPGTVFKTQKILGSIPKEVPQGSDPLSYSVNAALARAVAPKWAKEDMFVP; the protein is encoded by the coding sequence GTGGTAAATCTCCTTTGGATGCACGGCGGTGCGTGCAATGGAAACACGCAATCGTTTTTAAATGCGGAAGAACCGACGGTCATTGATTTAGTTACCGATTTCGGCATTAACATTTTGTATCATCACTCTTTATCGATGGAGTTTGGCGAGCAAGTCCGTCGCCTTTATGAACAAATTCTCAATGACGAAATCCCGCTGGATATCTTGGTGGTAGAAGGGACAATTATTCAAGGGCCAAACGGAACCGGGCGCTATGATATGCTCATGGATCGTCCGAAAAAAGACTGGATTTGGGATTTCGCCCATAAAGCGCAATACGTTGTTGCAATCGGTGACTGCGCGTGCTGGGGAGGAATTCCGGCGACAAAACCGAATCCGTCTGAGTCGATTGGCCTTCAATACATGAAAGAAGAACGCGGGGGATTTCTCGGAACACAATTCCGTTCGAAAGCAGGATTGCCGGTCATTAATATTCCTGGTTGTCCGGCTCATCCTGACTGGGTGACACAAATTCTTGTTGCTATTGCTACTGGCCGTTTAGAAGACGTTGTTTTAGACGACCTTCAACGTCCGCAAACGTTCTTCAAAACGTTCACCCAAACTGGATGTACGCGTGTGCAATATTTCGAGTGGAAAGAACCGGTCGAAGAGTTCGGACAAGGTACGCGAAAAGGATGTCTCTTCTATGAGCAAGGCTGTCGAGGTCCAATGACTCACTCGCCATGCAACCGCATTTTATGGAACCGTCAATCTTCGAAAACTCGGGCAGGAATGCCTTGCATTGGCTGTACAGAGCCTCAGTTCCCGTTCTTTGACCTGGCACCGGGAACCGTGTTTAAGACGCAAAAAATTCTTGGTTCGATTCCAAAAGAAGTGCCACAAGGCAGCGATCCGCTCAGCTACTCTGTGAATGCGGCATTGGCGCGGGCAGTGGCGCCGAAGTGGGCAAAAGAAGATATGTTTGTGCCGTGA
- a CDS encoding GNAT family N-acetyltransferase, whose amino-acid sequence MKEVYESVGWTKHTEEVIQQVFKASNVIALALCDGRIVGFGRALSDGVFNAAIYDIVVHRDFQGRGIGKAIVEDLLDQLQHISCVHLIATTGNEPFYQQTGFKKVKTAMGRYRSRDLAQEYLEEDGKR is encoded by the coding sequence ATGAAAGAAGTGTATGAATCCGTCGGCTGGACAAAACATACGGAAGAAGTCATCCAGCAGGTATTTAAAGCAAGCAATGTCATCGCACTTGCCCTTTGTGACGGCCGTATCGTCGGATTCGGCCGTGCACTTTCCGATGGGGTGTTTAATGCCGCGATTTATGATATCGTCGTTCATCGCGATTTTCAAGGGCGTGGCATCGGGAAAGCAATCGTCGAAGATTTGCTTGACCAGCTGCAGCATATTTCCTGTGTTCATTTGATTGCCACGACGGGGAACGAGCCATTTTACCAGCAAACAGGGTTTAAAAAGGTAAAAACGGCGATGGGGCGGTATCGTAGCCGCGATTTAGCGCAGGAATATTTGGAGGAGGATGGAAAAAGATGA
- a CDS encoding sulfite oxidase-like oxidoreductase, whose protein sequence is MTKQLPPGQFETDKWPILHEGDVYPFDESTWEFRLFGDVKEEVSLSYQQVMELPKTISTIDMHCVTTWSKFDTTFEGIAFREFLRFVELETDVKYVKIYGYLNGDRFGYSANLPLEALMGDDALFVYRWKDKHHDWQDISPKHGYPLRFIPPASFYLWKGAKWASGIRFMKKDEPGYWEQRGYSMTANPFKEDRFADSDDTFKL, encoded by the coding sequence ATGACAAAACAACTGCCACCAGGCCAATTCGAAACCGACAAATGGCCGATTCTCCATGAGGGAGATGTCTATCCATTTGATGAATCAACATGGGAATTCCGCTTATTTGGGGATGTAAAAGAAGAAGTCTCTCTTTCCTATCAGCAAGTAATGGAGCTGCCAAAAACAATATCGACGATCGATATGCATTGCGTGACGACGTGGTCGAAGTTTGATACAACGTTTGAAGGAATCGCCTTTCGCGAGTTTTTGCGCTTTGTTGAGCTGGAGACAGATGTGAAATACGTGAAAATTTACGGCTATTTGAACGGAGACCGCTTCGGCTATTCGGCAAACTTGCCGCTGGAGGCGCTGATGGGCGATGATGCGCTGTTTGTGTACCGCTGGAAAGATAAACATCATGACTGGCAGGATATTTCCCCAAAACATGGCTATCCACTCCGCTTTATTCCACCCGCATCGTTTTACTTATGGAAAGGGGCGAAATGGGCATCCGGGATCCGGTTTATGAAAAAAGACGAGCCGGGATATTGGGAACAGCGCGGTTATTCGATGACGGCCAATCCGTTTAAGGAAGATCGCTTTGCTGATTCAGACGATACGTTTAAGTTATGA
- a CDS encoding nickel-dependent hydrogenase large subunit gives MKKQETIVKTNKMEIKVHSLGRVEGDLDVKVAIEDGVVVDAWTEATMFRGFEMILKGKDPQAGLIVTPRICGICGGSHLTKAVYALDTAWGTEVPPNATLIRNIAQAAETIQSIPRWFYALFAIGLTHRNYASSKLYDEVVRRWAPFEGEHYEIGVVVSAKPVEIYAIFGGQWPHSSFMVPGGVVSAPTLSDITRSISILEYYRETWLEKILLGCSVERWLENKTWADVLAWLDEKPEHRDSDLGLFIRYSMEIGLDKYGAGPGRYLAAGNFFNPQQYRYPTIEGRNAALIARSGIFDGEKFHDFDQARIREDHTYSFYRGSGSYHPFEGVTDPLDPVEGQKEGKYTFAKAPRYDIPGIGETPLEVGPLARQVIAGRPGAQEWQDYDPLFLNIIKEIGPSAMVRVLARLHEAAKYYLRMKEWLKQIDLNEKFYIKPKELPEGRGFGATEAARGALADWIQIKDGKIENYQVVTPTAWNIGPRDRHGQRGPIETAMIGVPIKNPEDPVELAHIAQSYDSCLVCTVHAYDAKSRKELAKYEVIKMC, from the coding sequence ATGAAAAAACAAGAAACAATTGTAAAAACAAACAAAATGGAAATTAAAGTACATTCTCTAGGCCGTGTAGAAGGAGATTTGGACGTAAAAGTAGCCATTGAAGATGGAGTGGTTGTGGACGCTTGGACGGAAGCAACGATGTTCCGTGGTTTCGAGATGATTTTAAAAGGAAAAGATCCGCAGGCCGGTTTGATTGTTACCCCGCGGATTTGCGGTATTTGCGGCGGAAGCCATCTCACGAAAGCAGTTTATGCGCTCGATACGGCTTGGGGCACGGAAGTACCGCCGAATGCGACGCTCATCCGCAATATTGCCCAAGCGGCGGAAACGATTCAAAGCATTCCTCGTTGGTTTTATGCTTTGTTTGCGATTGGTTTGACGCATCGAAATTACGCTTCTTCCAAGTTGTACGATGAAGTGGTTCGTCGTTGGGCTCCTTTTGAGGGAGAACATTATGAGATTGGCGTCGTTGTTTCAGCTAAACCAGTGGAAATTTACGCGATCTTTGGCGGACAATGGCCACATTCTAGCTTCATGGTCCCTGGAGGCGTTGTTAGCGCGCCAACTTTGTCCGATATTACCCGCTCTATCTCGATTTTGGAATATTATCGGGAAACCTGGCTGGAAAAAATTCTTCTTGGTTGTTCTGTCGAGCGCTGGCTGGAAAACAAGACTTGGGCCGATGTTCTTGCATGGCTCGATGAAAAGCCGGAACACCGCGATTCCGATCTTGGCTTGTTCATTCGCTACAGCATGGAAATCGGCTTGGACAAATATGGAGCAGGTCCGGGACGCTATTTAGCTGCTGGAAACTTTTTTAATCCGCAGCAATACCGCTATCCGACGATTGAAGGGCGCAATGCTGCATTGATTGCCCGTTCCGGCATATTTGATGGAGAAAAGTTCCATGATTTTGACCAAGCACGGATACGGGAAGACCATACCTATTCTTTCTATCGTGGCAGCGGCTCTTACCATCCGTTTGAAGGAGTAACCGATCCACTTGATCCGGTCGAAGGACAAAAAGAAGGAAAATATACGTTTGCTAAAGCACCACGTTATGATATTCCGGGCATCGGAGAAACTCCTCTGGAGGTAGGTCCGTTGGCTCGCCAAGTAATCGCTGGTCGCCCTGGTGCGCAAGAGTGGCAGGATTATGATCCTCTATTTTTGAACATTATTAAAGAAATCGGGCCAAGTGCGATGGTGCGCGTGTTGGCTCGCCTTCACGAAGCCGCGAAATATTATTTGCGCATGAAGGAATGGCTGAAGCAAATCGATTTAAACGAGAAATTTTATATCAAGCCGAAAGAATTGCCTGAAGGGCGTGGATTCGGGGCTACGGAAGCGGCTCGCGGCGCTTTGGCTGACTGGATTCAAATTAAAGATGGAAAAATTGAAAATTATCAAGTTGTTACTCCGACAGCATGGAACATTGGACCGCGAGATCGTCACGGTCAGCGCGGACCTATCGAAACAGCGATGATCGGTGTACCTATTAAAAATCCTGAAGATCCGGTCGAATTGGCTCATATTGCCCAAAGCTATGATTCGTGTCTTGTTTGCACCGTTCATGCTTATGACGCTAAGTCGCGTAAAGAGTTAGCCAAATATGAAGTGATTAAAATGTGTTGA
- a CDS encoding DUF1641 domain-containing protein, whose amino-acid sequence MGEAGKGAVMETTIDHLLVEKLSDPRTIEQLIRLLDKLESVTFLLDMLENFLRRGPEFADSINELVILLRQSLSRPEYVTRFEHALTALQRMQEFLDSPQVQELFKSDVLDVRSVQMIGKVSRSLLQASKEAAETGTKRVGIIGLMRALSDPEVQPALNFVLNFARHLSKEINDA is encoded by the coding sequence ATGGGGGAAGCTGGGAAAGGAGCGGTCATGGAGACGACAATTGATCACTTGTTGGTTGAAAAGCTTTCAGATCCGCGAACGATAGAACAACTAATCCGCCTGCTCGATAAGCTGGAGAGTGTAACGTTTCTGCTAGATATGCTGGAAAATTTTCTTCGGCGCGGACCTGAATTTGCTGATTCGATCAACGAACTTGTTATTCTTTTGCGACAAAGCTTATCCAGACCAGAATATGTTACACGTTTCGAGCATGCCTTAACTGCGTTGCAGCGAATGCAAGAATTTCTCGATTCTCCGCAAGTTCAAGAGCTGTTCAAATCCGATGTTTTGGACGTGCGTTCGGTGCAAATGATTGGAAAAGTGTCTCGTTCATTGCTTCAGGCCTCTAAAGAGGCGGCGGAAACGGGAACGAAACGTGTGGGAATCATTGGTCTGATGCGGGCCTTAAGTGATCCCGAAGTGCAGCCAGCGCTTAATTTTGTCCTTAATTTTGCGCGACACTTATCAAAGGAGATCAACGATGCATGA
- a CDS encoding GNAT family N-acetyltransferase, which yields MNVRHATVDDAEELAHLILQVEKESDFLLFEAGERTLTPEQQRSQIEAMQNQENSTILVAEADGKLVGYLVARGGRARRNKHTVYIVIGVLASYRGKGIGTMLFAELERWARTKGIHRLELTVVVDNQRAVSLYRKMGFEREGIKRHSLLINGKYVDEYYMAKLL from the coding sequence ATGAACGTAAGGCATGCGACGGTAGACGATGCGGAAGAATTGGCACACCTTATCTTGCAAGTAGAAAAAGAATCGGACTTTTTGCTGTTTGAGGCAGGTGAACGAACACTCACCCCGGAGCAGCAGCGAAGCCAAATTGAAGCGATGCAGAATCAGGAAAACTCCACGATATTGGTGGCAGAGGCGGACGGGAAGCTCGTTGGGTATTTAGTCGCAAGGGGCGGGCGCGCCAGACGAAATAAACATACGGTATATATTGTCATTGGCGTGTTGGCTTCGTACAGAGGAAAAGGAATCGGTACGATGCTGTTTGCCGAATTGGAGCGTTGGGCTCGCACAAAAGGTATTCATCGGCTGGAATTAACGGTGGTCGTCGACAATCAGCGCGCCGTATCGTTGTATCGCAAAATGGGATTTGAACGAGAAGGAATCAAGCGGCATTCTCTTTTGATAAACGGAAAATATGTTGATGAATATTATATGGCAAAATTGTTGTAA
- a CDS encoding PepSY domain-containing protein, with product MYKDYYFVQPQPAQEKLTPEQQIEAVKKAYPDASVTRYKPSFEADRSAEVGIAGKDGMMTVFVNPYNGKIIGDIKDDEEFMNKVRRLHGELMIGTTGDRIVEMASCWAMILLITGLYLWWPRNRKGIFGTLILRFSKGKRTMLRDLHAVPAFWFSLFVAMFILTGLPWSGLWGDLINRVATATQTGYPTGLWDGNLPKSTIPSKDVAKVPWAAENLPVPESGQSGVAAPLSVSQIMKVANENKVEKGYSITFPRGEKGVYTVSVSPDKPEGQATLHIDQYSGKVLADLRFADYGVLAKAISIGVALHEGHYFGLANQLLDLIICLGLIGSSVTGIMMWWKRKPSGTLGAPSLPENFKLLKGIAVLIIILGIVFPLVGISLLVVLALDWLVIKRIPAVKQWLG from the coding sequence ATGTACAAAGATTACTATTTTGTACAACCACAACCCGCTCAAGAGAAGTTAACACCAGAACAACAAATTGAAGCAGTCAAAAAAGCCTACCCAGATGCCTCTGTAACACGGTATAAACCATCCTTTGAAGCAGATCGTTCCGCAGAAGTTGGAATTGCTGGAAAAGATGGAATGATGACGGTATTTGTTAATCCTTATAACGGTAAGATCATTGGGGATATAAAAGATGATGAAGAGTTCATGAATAAAGTGAGAAGACTGCATGGTGAGCTTATGATTGGAACAACAGGAGATCGTATTGTGGAAATGGCATCTTGTTGGGCCATGATTCTGCTCATCACAGGATTATATCTCTGGTGGCCTCGCAATAGGAAAGGTATATTTGGTACGCTTATTCTAAGGTTCTCAAAAGGAAAACGTACGATGCTACGAGACCTTCACGCTGTTCCTGCTTTTTGGTTTTCTTTATTTGTCGCCATGTTCATTTTAACAGGTCTTCCATGGTCTGGATTATGGGGGGATTTAATCAATCGTGTTGCAACCGCTACACAAACAGGGTATCCGACAGGCTTATGGGATGGAAATTTACCGAAGTCCACGATTCCTTCTAAAGATGTTGCTAAAGTACCTTGGGCGGCTGAGAATCTTCCTGTTCCGGAGTCAGGCCAATCAGGTGTAGCCGCTCCTTTATCAGTGTCGCAGATTATGAAAGTGGCCAATGAAAACAAAGTAGAGAAGGGCTATTCGATTACCTTCCCGCGAGGAGAAAAAGGAGTATATACGGTGTCTGTTTCTCCTGATAAACCGGAAGGACAAGCTACTTTGCATATTGACCAGTATAGCGGAAAGGTTCTGGCAGATTTACGTTTTGCAGATTACGGGGTGTTGGCAAAAGCCATCTCAATTGGGGTAGCGCTGCATGAAGGACATTACTTCGGATTAGCCAATCAACTCTTAGATTTAATTATTTGCCTTGGCTTGATTGGTAGTTCCGTTACGGGCATAATGATGTGGTGGAAACGTAAGCCATCTGGGACACTAGGGGCACCTTCTTTACCTGAGAATTTTAAACTCTTAAAAGGTATAGCTGTCTTAATTATCATCTTAGGTATTGTATTCCCGCTTGTTGGAATTTCTTTACTTGTTGTTCTTGCTTTAGATTGGCTTGTAATCAAGAGGATTCCAGCAGTAAAACAATGGTTGGGATAA
- a CDS encoding PepSY domain-containing protein, translating into MSLQQERLDYAKETVAKHEISKAQSLYRAVWRWHFYAGIVFAPFVILLAITGIIYLFI; encoded by the coding sequence ATGAGTTTACAACAAGAGAGGCTGGATTATGCAAAAGAAACTGTCGCCAAACATGAAATCTCAAAGGCACAGTCGCTCTATCGCGCAGTCTGGCGCTGGCATTTCTATGCAGGTATTGTATTTGCACCATTTGTTATTTTACTAGCAATTACGGGTATTATTTATTTATTTATTTAA
- the hypA gene encoding hydrogenase maturation nickel metallochaperone HypA, producing the protein MHELSIAHSLVELAMEAAEKSGIKQVKALYLKLGALSGVVKEALEFSFDVVVQGTSLEGAKLVIEDVPVTVFCPDCQEERILPEPFPMRCPVCGTKTGQVIAGREMELYALEGGEEIARADVESSNC; encoded by the coding sequence ATGCATGAGTTATCTATTGCCCACAGTTTAGTTGAATTAGCGATGGAAGCGGCGGAAAAGTCGGGAATAAAGCAAGTCAAAGCGCTGTATCTAAAACTCGGCGCTTTGTCGGGAGTCGTAAAAGAAGCTTTAGAATTTTCCTTCGATGTCGTCGTTCAAGGAACTTCTTTGGAAGGAGCAAAACTGGTCATTGAAGATGTTCCCGTAACAGTTTTCTGTCCTGACTGTCAAGAAGAGCGGATTTTGCCTGAACCGTTTCCTATGCGTTGCCCTGTATGCGGGACAAAAACTGGTCAAGTGATCGCGGGACGAGAGATGGAATTGTACGCTTTGGAAGGTGGGGAAGAAATTGCAAGAGCTGACGTTGAATCCTCGAATTGTTGA